A section of the Bombus terrestris chromosome 2, iyBomTerr1.2, whole genome shotgun sequence genome encodes:
- the LOC100646096 gene encoding probable prefoldin subunit 2, with translation MASDKKSGKSSKGTKTTTEILSEFQMLRNEQRAMANKLSEMEMELNEHKIVIDTLKNIDPKRKCYRMTGGVLCERTVEDVMPALVTNKEQLIKVIDALNDQLTKKGLEINEFKEKHNIRIRGQQDMQQRQGEDKDSKEAKRSAVVVNSLLSNYS, from the exons ATGGCTAGCGATAAAAAATCAGGAAAGTCTTCAAAAGGTACGAAGACTACCACAGAAATATTATCTGAATTTCAAATGCTTCGCAATGAACAAAGAGCAATGGCCAATAAATTGTCAGAAATGGAGATGGAACTAAATGAACACAA GATCGTAATTgatacattgaaaaatatagacCCGAAAAGAAAATGTTATCGAATGACTGGAGGAGTTTTATGTGAACGTACTGTAGAGGATGTAATGCCTGCATTGGTAACAAATAAAGAACAG TTAATTAAAGTCATAGATGCCCTAAATGATCAGTTAACAAAAAAAGGGCTCGAAATAAATGAATTCAAAGAGAAGCACAACATTAGAATTAGAGGACAACAGGATATGCAACAACGACAAGGTGAAGACAAAGATTCCAAAGAAGCAAAAAGAAGTGCTGTAGTTGTTAATTCACTATTAAGCAATTATtcataa
- the LOC100645978 gene encoding uncharacterized protein LOC100645978, producing MAGVLTNCGVSRNDCLVSLLVIGPAELCHKVSEGLRESAKERKWRIVVHQCELVAKIIESSLSLGIDFIIFVFDWRTTQSLSEVETNISLIDEHYIISGAVCLVNCRGISNIMGLTSHKSAKIREKYNIRFLSANVFKPQICVQLSNRILNLVEAILGITSGIPTTGLLI from the exons ATGGCGGGGGTACTCACTAATTGTGGTGTATCCCGAAATGATTGTCTAGTTTCTCTTTTG gtTATAGGGCCAGCAGAATTATGTCACAAAGTTTCTGAAGGATTACGCGAAAGTGCGAAAGAAAGGAAGTGGCGTATTGTCGTACATCAGTGTGAACTTGTTGCTAAAATCATAGAATCGAGCTTAAGTCTTGGTATAGACttcattatttttgtttttgacTGGAGAACTACTCAATCTTTATCCGAA GTAGAAACAAATATAAGTCTCATAGATGAACATTATATCATTTCTGGAGCTGTATGCCTTGTAAATTGTAgaggaatttcaaatattatgggATTGACTTCCCACAAATCAGCAAAAATACGAGAGAAATACAATATTCGATTTTTATCTGctaatgttttt AAACCACAAATTTGTGTTCAATTAAGTAATAGAATACTGAATTTAGTGGAAGCTATATTGGGCATAACAAGTGGAATTCCTACTACTGGTctattgatataa
- the LOC105665624 gene encoding polycomb protein EED-like: protein MKKTNSKNQAYASSQEDSENDSDETECSIGSNSTAGTHRSDTPTRSARYKRKGRRRSKTAKYKPCTDKPLYKYCCSVKEDHGQPLFGVQFNHHLKEDGGSIRLRQCYADPDPEENFYTCTWTYDDSGKPLLAVAGSRGVVRVISPVTMTCIKHYIGHGHAINELKIHPRDPNILLSASKDHALRLWNIKTDVCIAIFGGVEGHRDEVLSADFDMKGERIISCGMDHALKLWSLDKADMQEAIKQSYYCNPSRNGRPFDSILQHFPDFTTRDVHRNYVDCVKWYGDFILSKSCENCIVCWKPGRLEDSQLRSGETSATVLHRFEFKECDIWFIRFSMDFCQRTIALGNQVGRTYVWDLEVDEPGQARCYSLQHPRCTAPIRQTSLSRDGSVLLCVCDDATVWRWNREH, encoded by the exons atgaagAAAACAAATAGTAAAAATCAAGCATATGCTTCTAGTCAAGAAGACAGTGAAAATGATAGTGATGAAACTGAATGTAGTATTGGCAGCAATTCAACTGCTGGTACTCATCGCAGTGATACACCTACCCGCAGTGCTCGTTATAAAAGAAAAGGTCGGCGTAGAAGTAAAACAGCAAAATATAAACCATGTACAGACAAGCCTCTTTACAAATATTGCTGCAGTGTTAAAGAAGATCATGGACAGCCATTGTTTGGAGTACAATTTAATCATCATTTAAAAGAAG ATGGAGGAAGTATCAGATTACGTCAGTGTTATGCAGATCCTGATCCGGAAGAAAATTTTTACACTTGTACTTGGACTTATGATGATTCTGGGAAACCTTTATTAGCAGTTGCTGGATCACGTGGTGTTGTAAGAGTTATTAGTCCTGTAACTATGACTTGCATCAAACATTATATTGGACATGGTCATgcaataaatgaattaaaaattcatcctAGAGATCCAAACATATTACTTTCAGCATCAAAAGATCATGCTCTTAGATTATGGAATATAAAAACTGATGTATGCATAGCAATATTTGGTGGTGTTGAAGGTCATAGAGATGAAGTCTTAAGTGCTGACTTTGATATGAAAGGAGAACGTATTATTTCATGTGGCATGGATCATGCTCTAAAACTATGGTCATTGGATAAGGCAGATATGCAAGAAGCAATAAAGCAGTCTTACTATTGTAACCCTAGTCGTAATGGAAGACCTTTTGATTCGATACTTCAACACTTTCCAGATTTTACTACACGGGATGTTCATCGTAACTATGTTGATTGCGTTAAATGGTATGGTGACTTCATCTTAAGTAAATCTTGTGAAAATTGTATTGTTTGTTGGAAACCAGGACGCCTTGAAGATTCTCAATTACGCAGTGGAGAAACAAGCGCTACAGTTTTACATAGGTTTGAGTTTAAGGAATGTGATATATGGTTTATACGATTTTCAATGGATTTTTGCCAACGTACAATAGCTTTAGGAAATCAAGTGGGTAGAACATATGTGTGGGACTTAGAAGTTGATGAACCTGGTCAAGCACGCTGTTATTCACTGCAGCATCCGCGATGTACTGCACCTATACGTCAAACAAGTTTAAGCAGAGATGGTTCAGTTTTGTTATGTGTTTGTGATGATGCTACTGTATGGAGATGGAATCGTGAACATTAA